One part of the Sorangiineae bacterium MSr11954 genome encodes these proteins:
- a CDS encoding Maf family protein, whose amino-acid sequence MAAARLVLGSGSPRRREILESLRIPFFVRIPHVDETVQPGEGPDAYLERVVGAKLGAVHALLDEAEQQTAAIILVADTSVIHRGEILGKPANVEHAEAMVRALAGDTHEVKTRFALASSATGLPFHAETVTTKVTFRALSDEEIRDYAASGEGADKAGAYAVQGFGASFVSRIDGNYSNVVGLPACELVVALQRHAPR is encoded by the coding sequence ATGGCCGCGGCGCGATTGGTTTTGGGCAGCGGCTCGCCCCGCCGTCGCGAGATCCTCGAGTCGCTTCGCATTCCGTTCTTCGTGCGCATCCCGCACGTCGACGAGACCGTGCAACCCGGCGAGGGCCCGGACGCGTACTTGGAGCGGGTCGTAGGGGCCAAGCTCGGCGCCGTTCATGCTTTGCTCGACGAGGCGGAGCAGCAAACGGCCGCTATCATTCTGGTGGCCGACACCAGCGTGATCCACCGCGGCGAGATCCTCGGAAAGCCTGCGAACGTGGAGCACGCCGAGGCCATGGTGCGCGCGCTCGCCGGCGACACCCACGAGGTGAAGACGCGCTTTGCGCTCGCATCCAGCGCGACGGGCTTGCCCTTTCACGCGGAGACCGTGACGACCAAGGTCACCTTCCGCGCGCTCTCCGACGAAGAAATCCGCGACTACGCGGCGAGCGGGGAGGGGGCGGACAAGGCGGGCGCGTACGCCGTCCAAGGCTTTGGCGCATCGTTCGTCTCCCGCATCGACGGCAATTATTCCAACGTGGTGGGCCTCCCCGCGTGCGAGCTGGTGGTCGCGCTGCAACGCCACGCGCCGCGATGA
- a CDS encoding (2Fe-2S)-binding protein, producing MFICICNAVTDSEVRAAIEGGACSREEVTQACSAGGDCGSCHHMIEDMVEEHEELIAASRLVRERAA from the coding sequence ATGTTCATCTGCATTTGCAACGCCGTCACAGACTCGGAAGTCCGCGCCGCCATCGAGGGTGGTGCTTGTTCGCGCGAAGAGGTGACCCAAGCCTGTAGCGCTGGCGGCGACTGCGGCTCATGTCACCACATGATCGAGGACATGGTCGAAGAGCACGAGGAGCTCATCGCCGCCTCCCGCCTCGTCCGCGAACGCGCCGCTTAG
- the bfr gene encoding bacterioferritin, whose product MKGQKEVIDLLNEILTGELTTINQYFLHARMCENWGYQRLNEKIYKESIDEMKHADKLIKRILFLEGLPNVQRLGKINIGQNVPEILKNDLAAEQAAVKLLNDGVQLCRDRKDNASEDLVKDILVSEEEHIDWLESQLELISQVGEAHYLAQQIRD is encoded by the coding sequence ATGAAAGGCCAGAAGGAAGTCATCGACCTCTTGAACGAGATCCTGACCGGAGAGCTCACCACGATTAACCAGTACTTCTTGCACGCCCGCATGTGTGAGAACTGGGGCTATCAGCGGCTCAACGAGAAGATCTACAAAGAGTCGATCGACGAGATGAAGCACGCCGACAAACTGATCAAACGGATCTTGTTCCTCGAGGGGCTCCCCAACGTGCAGCGCCTCGGCAAGATCAACATCGGCCAAAACGTCCCCGAGATCCTGAAGAACGATCTCGCGGCCGAACAGGCCGCCGTCAAACTCCTCAACGACGGCGTCCAGCTTTGCCGCGACCGAAAAGACAACGCGTCGGAAGATCTCGTCAAGGACATCCTGGTCAGCGAAGAGGAGCACATCGACTGGCTGGAGTCGCAGCTCGAGTTGATCTCGCAAGTTGGCGAGGCCCACTACCTCGCGCAGCAGATTCGGGACTGA
- a CDS encoding DNA-binding protein, with protein sequence MKTTLSEKVRYLLLNGTRGEPLPDAVATACRDHGITRVWLRGSGVVSDVVLRTVSEGAGAPDVLRRIAGPVQLLFLEGSLGIAEGAALSLRGVLARETDRGMDTLAGEIVAARIVTFEAIATALDGAGAERTDPLAPPVPAVTAVPSPAATPAPAAEERIQPPTTWSDAIAASTGVREVVGTNAPVPPRPIRRGSDDFDTLFPEAGDLVDHFAFGRCEVLKSDGDRLHLRVGKDSRIREIALEMLRVQPLAPVGDKRLFRLDRKL encoded by the coding sequence ATGAAAACGACCCTGAGCGAAAAAGTTCGTTATCTGCTTCTCAACGGCACCCGCGGGGAGCCCCTCCCCGACGCGGTGGCCACCGCCTGCCGCGATCATGGCATCACACGCGTCTGGTTGCGCGGCAGCGGCGTCGTGTCCGATGTCGTGCTCCGCACCGTGAGCGAAGGTGCCGGCGCACCGGATGTTCTCCGGCGCATCGCCGGGCCCGTGCAGCTCTTGTTTCTCGAGGGGAGCCTGGGCATCGCCGAGGGCGCCGCGCTCTCCTTGCGCGGGGTGCTCGCCCGCGAGACCGATCGCGGCATGGACACGCTCGCCGGTGAAATCGTGGCCGCGCGCATCGTCACCTTCGAGGCCATCGCCACCGCGCTCGACGGGGCGGGCGCCGAGCGCACGGATCCGCTCGCTCCCCCCGTGCCCGCCGTCACCGCCGTCCCGAGCCCCGCGGCCACCCCGGCACCCGCCGCCGAAGAACGCATCCAGCCGCCAACCACCTGGTCGGACGCCATCGCCGCCTCCACCGGCGTGCGGGAAGTGGTCGGCACGAACGCCCCCGTTCCACCGCGCCCCATCCGCCGCGGCTCCGACGACTTCGACACCCTCTTTCCCGAGGCCGGCGATCTGGTCGATCACTTCGCCTTCGGCCGGTGCGAGGTCCTCAAGAGCGACGGCGACCGCCTGCACCTGCGGGTCGGAAAAGACAGCCGCATCCGCGAAATCGCATTGGAAATGCTCCGCGTACAGCCTTTGGCGCCCGTGGGCGACAAGCGCCTCTTTCGCCTCGATCGCAAGCTCTAA
- a CDS encoding folate-binding protein YgfZ has product MVTSSLSGSSFSPEPSLSSQIEHARRAALLVRATDLAVIVVTGGDRISWLNGLVTCNLANVTPGHAVYGLAVQLKGRIVCDVTVLVAEDRALVVVPASAREELTQAFDHYLVMEDVELAHLPFAIWQAHGPRARDLVAPARAASPAIAAAEIDFTGLGGAIVLAPESEEAAAWHALEPTLKSAGGLVGDDAGWEALRLEHAVPRFGKDFDATTYPQEATLERRAVSFDKGCYLGQEVVCMLEMRGRVKRKLAPLVLANHDPGDPPAKGTAVFDTTGKQVGEVTSSAPSPTLQTHIAFAMLKAASAAADTLVKVGSRDARVVDKPARAG; this is encoded by the coding sequence ATGGTGACTTCCTCCCTTTCGGGGTCCAGCTTTTCGCCCGAGCCGAGCCTATCCAGCCAAATCGAGCACGCCCGGCGCGCCGCGCTCCTCGTTCGCGCGACCGACCTCGCGGTCATCGTCGTAACCGGTGGCGACCGCATCTCGTGGCTCAACGGTCTGGTCACGTGCAACCTCGCGAACGTGACCCCTGGCCACGCCGTCTATGGCCTCGCCGTCCAACTGAAAGGGCGAATCGTCTGCGATGTCACCGTGCTCGTGGCCGAGGATCGCGCTCTGGTCGTGGTCCCCGCATCGGCCCGCGAAGAGCTTACGCAAGCCTTCGATCACTACTTGGTGATGGAGGATGTGGAGCTCGCACATCTGCCATTTGCCATCTGGCAAGCGCATGGCCCTCGCGCACGCGATCTCGTCGCCCCCGCGCGTGCCGCATCCCCCGCCATCGCCGCCGCGGAGATCGATTTCACGGGTCTCGGCGGTGCCATCGTGCTCGCGCCCGAGTCCGAGGAGGCGGCCGCCTGGCACGCGCTCGAGCCCACCTTGAAGTCCGCCGGTGGTCTCGTAGGCGACGACGCGGGCTGGGAAGCCTTGCGCCTCGAGCACGCGGTGCCGCGCTTTGGAAAGGACTTCGACGCCACCACCTATCCGCAGGAGGCCACCTTGGAGCGCCGCGCGGTGTCCTTCGACAAGGGCTGCTACCTCGGCCAAGAGGTCGTGTGCATGCTCGAGATGCGCGGCCGGGTCAAACGCAAGCTCGCGCCGCTCGTCCTCGCCAACCACGATCCCGGCGATCCGCCCGCCAAAGGCACCGCCGTCTTCGACACGACCGGCAAACAAGTGGGCGAGGTCACGAGCAGCGCCCCCAGCCCCACGTTGCAAACGCACATCGCCTTCGCGATGCTCAAAGCCGCATCCGCCGCCGCCGACACCCTCGTCAAAGTCGGAAGCCGCGACGCGCGCGTCGTCGACAAACCCGCGCGCGCGGGCTGA
- a CDS encoding lysine 5,6-aminomutase subunit alpha yields the protein MPTVPMDERKVAECRALASDIADDVQRYIDRHTTVGAERTFLRAYGVDGVDDQGAPLVNLAVDRYHKAGLLGRGMTYFLGRALLDGSSTIQDAAERLAYGHELDSGEGGPSIEEVRGALAPHTAAAIERIDRARTEREALKARVVPGASPLRYVIVATGNIYDDAVQAKAAAYAGADIVAVIRATAQSLLDYVPHGATTEGYGGTFATQENFRIIRRATDEATNEYGRYIHQTNYSSGLCMSEIAWMAAVERLDMLLNDAMYGILFRDINMCRNFVDQYVSRRFIARAGITINTGEDNYLTTADAVEKAHTVLTSQFINEAFAKRAGIADEQMGLGHAYEIDPWLEDSFLLEIAQAQLIRQIFPRHPIKWMPPTKHKVGDIFFAHVHDAMFNLVGVTTNQSIELLGMFSEAIHTPLLMDRYLSLKATRYVFGAAKHLGDEIEFKKDGIVATRARQVLDEAHALLTEVKRDSIWDAIGTGAFADVKRTRTGGKGYRGVAERSPDYFNPVLDQLEGKG from the coding sequence ATGCCGACCGTACCCATGGACGAGCGCAAAGTCGCGGAATGCCGTGCGCTCGCCTCCGACATCGCCGATGACGTACAGCGTTATATCGACCGCCACACCACGGTCGGCGCGGAACGGACCTTTTTGCGCGCCTACGGGGTCGACGGCGTCGACGATCAAGGCGCGCCGCTCGTCAACTTGGCGGTCGACCGGTACCACAAGGCAGGTCTGCTCGGCCGCGGGATGACGTACTTTCTCGGCCGCGCGCTGCTCGACGGCTCGAGCACCATTCAAGACGCGGCCGAGCGGCTGGCATACGGCCACGAGCTGGACTCGGGCGAGGGCGGGCCATCCATCGAAGAGGTCCGCGGCGCGCTGGCACCGCACACCGCGGCGGCCATCGAGCGCATCGACCGCGCGCGCACGGAGCGCGAGGCGCTCAAGGCGCGGGTCGTGCCGGGGGCTTCACCGCTGCGCTATGTCATCGTAGCCACCGGCAACATCTACGACGATGCGGTGCAAGCCAAGGCGGCGGCCTACGCGGGCGCGGACATCGTGGCGGTCATCCGCGCGACGGCGCAGTCGCTGCTCGACTACGTGCCCCACGGCGCGACCACCGAGGGCTACGGCGGCACCTTCGCGACCCAAGAAAATTTCCGCATCATCCGCCGGGCCACCGACGAAGCCACCAACGAGTACGGCCGCTACATCCACCAGACGAACTATTCGTCGGGCCTGTGCATGTCGGAGATCGCGTGGATGGCGGCGGTGGAGCGGCTGGACATGCTGCTCAACGACGCCATGTACGGCATCTTGTTCCGCGACATCAACATGTGCCGAAACTTCGTCGACCAATACGTGTCGCGGAGGTTCATCGCGCGGGCGGGCATCACCATCAACACGGGCGAGGACAACTACCTCACCACGGCGGACGCGGTGGAGAAGGCGCACACCGTGCTCACCAGCCAATTCATCAACGAGGCCTTCGCCAAGCGCGCGGGCATCGCGGACGAGCAAATGGGGCTCGGGCACGCCTACGAGATCGATCCCTGGCTGGAGGACAGCTTTCTCTTGGAGATCGCGCAGGCGCAGCTCATTCGGCAGATCTTCCCGCGGCACCCCATCAAGTGGATGCCGCCCACCAAGCACAAGGTGGGCGACATCTTCTTCGCGCACGTGCACGACGCCATGTTCAACCTGGTGGGCGTCACGACGAACCAGTCCATCGAGCTGCTGGGCATGTTCAGCGAGGCCATTCACACCCCGCTGCTCATGGACCGCTACCTGTCGCTCAAGGCCACGCGCTACGTCTTCGGCGCGGCCAAGCACCTGGGCGACGAGATCGAGTTCAAGAAGGACGGCATCGTCGCCACCCGCGCCCGCCAAGTGCTCGACGAGGCGCACGCGCTGCTCACCGAGGTGAAACGCGACTCGATCTGGGACGCGATTGGCACCGGCGCCTTCGCCGACGTAAAACGAACACGAACCGGTGGAAAAGGTTACCGCGGGGTGGCCGAGCGCTCCCCCGACTATTTCAACCCCGTGCTCGACCAGCTCGAAGGCAAAGGTTGA
- a CDS encoding cobalamin-dependent protein (Presence of a B(12) (cobalamin)-binding domain implies dependence on cobalamin itself, in one of its several forms, or in some unusual lineages, dependence on a cobalamin-like analog.), with product MPNKMQTATNPSRPLSPYGDREGDGMVQISFTLQVPPSARGREAAKQLAELHGLREPIVATMEECAQGYSYFVVYGHSQHTIDIAQIEVPEVRTEALSREEIEHRIVARLGRKIVVVGACTGSDAHTVGIDAVLNYKGYAGDKGLESYKGFESYNLGAQVENEQLAERARALQADAILVSQVITQRNCHKENAGAFIDLAKKQGWREGVILLLGGPRIDHKLALELGYDAGFGPGTKPSDVASFLVEKICG from the coding sequence ATGCCGAACAAGATGCAAACCGCAACCAATCCCAGCCGCCCGCTCTCCCCCTACGGCGATCGCGAGGGCGACGGCATGGTTCAAATCTCCTTTACCCTGCAGGTGCCTCCCTCCGCGCGCGGGCGCGAGGCCGCCAAGCAGCTGGCCGAGTTGCACGGGCTGCGCGAGCCCATCGTGGCCACCATGGAAGAGTGCGCGCAGGGCTACTCGTACTTCGTGGTGTACGGGCACTCGCAGCACACCATCGACATCGCGCAAATCGAGGTGCCCGAGGTGCGGACGGAGGCGCTGTCGCGCGAGGAGATCGAGCACCGCATCGTGGCGCGCCTGGGGCGCAAGATCGTGGTGGTGGGCGCCTGCACCGGGTCGGACGCACACACCGTGGGGATCGACGCCGTGCTGAATTACAAGGGCTACGCGGGGGACAAGGGGCTCGAGAGCTACAAAGGTTTCGAGTCGTACAACCTGGGCGCGCAGGTGGAGAACGAGCAGCTGGCGGAGCGCGCCCGCGCGCTGCAAGCCGACGCGATCCTGGTGAGCCAGGTGATCACGCAGCGCAATTGCCACAAGGAGAACGCGGGGGCGTTCATCGACTTGGCGAAGAAGCAGGGGTGGCGCGAGGGGGTGATCTTGCTGCTCGGGGGGCCGCGGATCGATCATAAGCTCGCGCTGGAGCTGGGGTATGATGCGGGGTTTGGGCCCGGGACCAAGCCGAGTGATGTGGCGTCGTTTCTGGTCGAAAAGATTTGCGGCTAG
- a CDS encoding sphingosine kinase, producing MSGIGVVLNPRSRRNSRDPRAARRLARALGDHGILREARSIDELHRIAEDFQRLKIDVLGISGGDGTNHVTITGFINVYNGSALPQLAFLRGGTMNTVANSVGIRRGKPEGLLGRLIRDYAERATRPLLNVERHVMRIGEHYGFLFGTGVVHGFLAEYYRGGDPTPLVAAKTLARGVGSTLVGGEMIRRMAQPFRGQVTFADGTRWEKRDFLAVAGGTIDQIGLGFRPFYRYAERPQSFHMLGITASPMGFVRELPRIWRAEPMRAGKTLEATSDRAYIESADGTMRYMIDGDLHELRGELPIAVGPRVKIVVGSEE from the coding sequence ATGTCGGGAATCGGAGTCGTCCTCAACCCCCGCAGCAGGCGAAATTCGCGCGACCCTCGCGCCGCACGTCGTCTGGCGCGCGCGCTCGGCGATCACGGTATTTTGCGGGAGGCGCGCTCGATCGATGAGCTGCACCGCATCGCGGAGGACTTCCAGCGGCTCAAGATCGACGTGCTCGGCATCAGCGGCGGCGACGGGACGAACCACGTCACGATTACCGGTTTCATCAACGTCTACAACGGCAGCGCCTTACCTCAGCTCGCCTTCTTGCGCGGCGGCACCATGAACACGGTGGCCAACTCGGTGGGCATCCGGCGGGGCAAGCCCGAGGGGCTGCTCGGGCGGCTCATTCGCGATTACGCGGAGCGCGCCACCCGGCCGCTGCTCAATGTGGAGCGCCATGTGATGCGCATCGGCGAGCACTACGGGTTTCTCTTTGGCACGGGCGTGGTGCACGGGTTTCTCGCCGAGTATTACCGCGGCGGCGATCCGACCCCGCTGGTGGCGGCCAAGACCTTGGCGCGCGGCGTGGGCAGCACGTTGGTCGGCGGCGAGATGATCCGGCGTATGGCCCAACCTTTCCGCGGGCAGGTCACCTTCGCCGATGGAACGCGCTGGGAGAAGCGCGACTTCCTCGCCGTCGCCGGCGGGACCATCGATCAGATCGGGCTGGGGTTCCGGCCGTTCTATCGGTATGCGGAGCGGCCGCAGTCGTTTCACATGCTTGGCATCACGGCGTCACCGATGGGTTTCGTGCGCGAGCTACCGCGTATCTGGCGCGCGGAGCCGATGCGGGCGGGCAAGACGCTCGAGGCGACCTCCGATCGGGCGTACATCGAGAGCGCCGATGGAACCATGCGGTACATGATCGACGGCGATCTGCACGAGCTGCGCGGGGAGCTCCCCATCGCGGTCGGGCCCCGCGTGAAGATCGTGGTCGGCTCGGAGGAGTGA
- a CDS encoding dipeptide epimerase, which yields MTPTTVRRLEVHDLNVTLREPFGISGGTQDAVRNLLVVAELTDGTLGYGEAAPLPAFNGETQDVARAAIESVRSTVEGSDVREWRAIADALRVATRVGSARCAIETALLDALTRRAQMPLWAFFGGREAELVTDMTIPTGSVARAREATLSWASRGFRTFKVKIGGTKLEEDVDRIAAVRDAAPQALLVADANAALDSDTALALLAALEARGVKLALLEQPVAGRDLDGLARVTAGTSIPVAADESLAGLSDAWTIARRGAAGVLNLKLSKFGVAEALDIAAVGRAAGLGLMIGGMVESKLTMTMSACFAAGLGGFTHIDLDTPLFMAEEPLDGGFEYQGDRIHLRHITAGHGVTPAKR from the coding sequence ATGACTCCCACCACGGTCCGGCGCCTCGAAGTCCACGATCTGAACGTCACCCTCCGCGAACCCTTTGGCATTTCGGGCGGCACCCAAGACGCTGTCCGCAACCTGCTGGTCGTAGCCGAGCTCACCGATGGTACGCTCGGCTATGGCGAGGCGGCCCCTCTGCCCGCCTTCAACGGTGAAACGCAAGACGTCGCCCGGGCCGCCATCGAGTCGGTGCGGAGCACGGTCGAAGGAAGCGACGTTCGCGAGTGGCGAGCCATCGCCGATGCCCTCCGCGTCGCCACCCGGGTCGGCTCGGCGCGCTGCGCCATCGAAACGGCGCTCCTCGATGCGCTCACCCGCCGCGCCCAGATGCCCCTTTGGGCCTTCTTTGGCGGCCGCGAAGCCGAGCTCGTAACGGATATGACCATCCCCACCGGCTCGGTCGCCCGCGCGCGCGAGGCCACGCTCTCATGGGCCAGCCGAGGCTTTCGCACCTTCAAGGTAAAGATCGGCGGCACCAAGCTCGAAGAAGACGTCGATCGCATCGCCGCCGTTCGCGATGCAGCCCCGCAAGCGCTCCTGGTGGCCGACGCCAACGCGGCCCTCGACAGCGACACGGCGCTCGCGCTGCTTGCCGCGCTCGAGGCGCGCGGCGTGAAGCTCGCGCTGTTGGAGCAGCCGGTTGCGGGGAGGGACTTGGACGGTCTTGCGCGCGTGACCGCCGGCACGAGCATTCCCGTCGCCGCCGACGAGAGCCTCGCCGGTCTATCCGACGCGTGGACCATCGCCCGCCGGGGCGCCGCGGGCGTGCTCAACCTCAAGCTGAGCAAGTTCGGGGTGGCGGAGGCGCTCGACATCGCCGCCGTGGGACGCGCGGCCGGCCTTGGGCTGATGATCGGCGGCATGGTCGAGTCGAAGCTGACCATGACCATGTCGGCCTGTTTTGCCGCCGGCCTGGGCGGCTTCACGCACATCGACCTAGACACACCGCTGTTCATGGCGGAAGAGCCCCTGGACGGCGGCTTCGAATACCAGGGCGACCGCATCCACCTGCGCCACATCACCGCAGGCCACGGCGTGACCCCGGCCAAGCGCTAG